The following proteins come from a genomic window of Candidatus Bipolaricaulis sibiricus:
- a CDS encoding UDP-N-acetylmuramoylalanyl-D-glutamate--2,6-diaminopimelate ligase produces the protein MPTVAELLPALPSVGEAGQIEVGGLAWDSRRVVPGDLFFALIGGRTDGHRFIPDAVARGAKAVVGERPLRRDDVPYVRVPDARSAFAHAAAAFYGHPTLAIPTIGVTGTNGKTTVVHLLGQLLPACETLTTVRVEEERLSCVTTPEAPDLHRLAARALRSGKKAFAFEASSIGLAQRRVAGVHLAAAVFTGLGRDHLDFHRTIDAYLDAKLRLFRMLPPDGVGIVNAEDRWAGRFLEMCPGPRVRYGIDHGEIHTRGLRLSPDGSEFILQTPAGAQRVRLHFPGRYNVANALAAAATAWALGHPVDHIAENLSHASLPVGRFVRFELGNGALAVVDYAHNPQALAEALSTLRPHARRLIVVFGASGEADAGKRPLMGGVAGLLADFAVITADNPKGEDPGRIAEGVARGVRAMGGRYRIELDRAEAIRWALGDAREGDVILLAGKGHERCQITAQGAVPHSDLDLVLSGRLGVSQPQ, from the coding sequence ATGCCCACGGTCGCTGAGCTACTCCCTGCGCTGCCCTCGGTGGGCGAGGCGGGACAGATCGAGGTTGGGGGATTGGCCTGGGACTCGCGGCGGGTCGTACCTGGGGACCTGTTCTTTGCGCTCATCGGGGGGCGCACAGACGGACACCGCTTCATCCCTGATGCGGTGGCCCGGGGCGCGAAGGCTGTCGTCGGCGAACGCCCCCTGCGACGAGACGATGTCCCGTACGTCCGCGTACCCGATGCACGTAGTGCCTTCGCCCACGCTGCGGCAGCGTTCTACGGGCATCCCACCCTCGCCATCCCCACGATCGGGGTCACTGGAACCAACGGCAAGACCACGGTGGTCCATCTCCTTGGACAGCTTCTGCCGGCATGCGAGACGCTCACCACAGTCCGGGTCGAGGAAGAGAGGCTGTCCTGCGTCACCACGCCCGAGGCCCCCGATCTCCACCGACTCGCGGCAAGGGCGCTGCGGTCGGGCAAGAAGGCCTTCGCATTCGAGGCCTCCTCAATCGGTCTAGCCCAACGGCGGGTGGCGGGCGTTCACCTCGCCGCCGCGGTGTTCACGGGGCTGGGCCGGGATCACCTCGACTTCCACCGCACGATCGACGCTTACCTCGATGCGAAGCTCCGGCTGTTCCGAATGCTTCCCCCAGACGGCGTAGGCATCGTGAACGCCGAGGATAGGTGGGCGGGTCGGTTCCTCGAGATGTGTCCTGGACCCCGGGTGCGCTACGGGATCGATCACGGTGAGATCCACACCCGAGGGCTGCGCCTCAGCCCCGACGGATCGGAGTTCATCCTGCAGACGCCGGCTGGGGCGCAACGCGTACGCCTGCACTTCCCCGGCCGGTACAACGTCGCCAACGCCCTTGCCGCGGCGGCAACGGCGTGGGCCCTCGGCCACCCCGTGGATCACATTGCCGAGAACCTGTCCCACGCATCGCTCCCCGTGGGGCGGTTCGTGAGGTTCGAACTCGGAAACGGGGCCCTGGCCGTAGTCGACTACGCGCACAACCCACAGGCGCTAGCTGAAGCCCTGTCGACGCTGCGCCCCCATGCGCGGCGCCTGATCGTCGTGTTTGGAGCGAGCGGCGAGGCCGACGCCGGGAAGCGACCCCTCATGGGGGGCGTGGCCGGCCTTCTCGCCGACTTCGCCGTGATCACCGCCGACAATCCCAAGGGGGAAGACCCAGGACGGATCGCCGAGGGCGTGGCGCGGGGCGTGCGGGCAATGGGCGGTCGGTACAGAATCGAGCTCGATCGAGCTGAAGCGATCCGGTGGGCACTTGGCGACGCGCGCGAGGGAGACGTGATCCTCCTCGCCGGCAAGGGGCACGAGCGGTGCCAGATCACGGCGCAGGGAGCCGTGCCTCACTCCGATCTGGATCTTGTGCTGTCCGGCCGGCTAGGCGTTTCCCAACCCCAGTAA
- a CDS encoding Alanine transaminase has protein sequence MPKPSARSVAAPASPIRRLYPLSLEAKRRGKRVYHLNIGQPDIPTPASFMRGIREANVEVLDYAPSPGIPEALDALVRYYGEWDLKVAREEILITIGGSEGITFALTIACDPGDQVLVPEPFYPNYLGYARLTNVEVVPITTCREDGFHLPPRQEIEALIGPRTRAILFSHPGNPTGVVYTRAEMELLVDLALRHDLFIISDEVYREFVYDGEHTSLLTFSEVRDRAILVDSISKRLSACGARIGTLVSRNKDVMAAAAKCATIRLSAPTFEQLGLVAFMADPEHRAVVEEMISEYRARRDLFCRELLDIPGITFRVPEGAFYVMMGLPVDDSEAFVRWMLTDYPGSETVMLAPGAGFYATPGLGKDEARAAYVLQTAHLTRACAVLADGLSTFNRSRAGEVVGERG, from the coding sequence ATGCCTAAGCCGTCAGCGCGCAGTGTCGCTGCCCCTGCCTCGCCGATTCGCCGTCTGTACCCGCTATCGCTCGAGGCGAAGAGACGTGGCAAGAGGGTCTATCATCTGAACATCGGCCAGCCCGACATCCCCACTCCGGCGTCGTTCATGCGGGGGATTCGCGAGGCGAACGTCGAGGTCCTCGACTACGCTCCCTCCCCGGGGATTCCCGAGGCGTTGGACGCCCTCGTTCGCTACTACGGGGAGTGGGACCTCAAGGTGGCCAGGGAGGAGATCCTCATCACAATCGGTGGGTCGGAGGGGATCACGTTTGCGCTCACGATCGCATGCGATCCCGGCGACCAGGTTCTCGTTCCCGAGCCGTTCTATCCCAACTACCTCGGCTACGCACGCTTGACGAACGTCGAGGTCGTTCCCATCACCACGTGCCGCGAGGACGGGTTCCACCTGCCACCGCGGCAGGAGATCGAGGCCCTGATTGGGCCCCGCACGCGAGCGATTCTGTTCTCGCATCCTGGGAATCCCACGGGTGTGGTCTACACGAGGGCCGAGATGGAGTTGCTGGTCGATCTTGCCCTTCGGCACGACCTGTTCATCATCTCCGACGAGGTGTACCGGGAGTTTGTCTACGACGGTGAACACACGAGCCTGCTCACGTTCTCCGAGGTCCGCGATCGGGCGATCCTCGTGGACTCGATCTCCAAACGCCTGTCGGCGTGTGGAGCACGGATCGGGACCCTCGTGTCCCGCAACAAGGACGTGATGGCCGCGGCAGCGAAGTGCGCCACGATCCGCCTTTCTGCCCCCACGTTCGAGCAGCTCGGCCTTGTGGCGTTCATGGCGGACCCGGAGCACCGCGCCGTGGTCGAAGAGATGATCAGCGAGTACCGGGCGCGGCGCGATCTGTTCTGCAGGGAGCTTCTCGACATCCCGGGGATCACGTTCCGCGTTCCGGAGGGGGCGTTCTACGTGATGATGGGGCTTCCAGTGGACGACTCCGAGGCCTTCGTCCGCTGGATGCTCACCGACTACCCGGGGTCTGAGACGGTGATGTTGGCCCCCGGTGCAGGGTTCTACGCAACACCAGGACTGGGCAAGGACGAAGCCCGTGCGGCCTACGTCCTTCAAACGGCGCACCTCACTCGGGCGTGCGCAGTGCTTGCCGACGGTTTGTCCACCTTCAACCGCAGCCGGGCGGGGGAGGTCGTTGGCGAAAGGGGGTAG
- a CDS encoding RNA binding methyltransferase FtsJ like, with protein MKARRQRLDQLLVERGHAPSRAQAQALIRSGRVRADGALLDKPGAQVSTDAVIELSAPPRYVSRGGEKLEAALAAFALDPCGKICLDVGSSTGGFTDCLLQHGAQRVHAVDVGRGQLDWKLRNDPRVIVHEGLNARYLQPEDIGELVDLATVDVSFISLRLALPPLAAIVRPGGQVIALVKPQFEAGRERVRRGVVRDPAVHHAVVDDVVTFARESLGWNVQAMAPSPLLGPAGNREFFVHLGIPQSA; from the coding sequence ATGAAGGCCAGGAGACAGCGGCTGGACCAGCTCTTGGTCGAGCGGGGGCACGCCCCGTCGCGAGCACAGGCCCAGGCCCTGATCCGTTCCGGCCGTGTGCGCGCCGACGGCGCTCTCCTGGACAAGCCCGGGGCTCAGGTTTCGACCGATGCGGTGATCGAGCTTTCAGCTCCCCCCCGCTACGTTTCCCGTGGGGGGGAGAAGCTCGAAGCTGCCCTCGCCGCGTTCGCGCTCGATCCATGCGGCAAGATCTGCCTCGACGTCGGTTCTTCGACGGGCGGGTTCACGGACTGCCTCCTCCAGCACGGGGCACAACGGGTGCACGCGGTCGACGTGGGCCGGGGGCAGCTCGACTGGAAGCTCCGAAACGACCCGCGGGTGATCGTGCACGAGGGCTTGAACGCGCGCTATCTCCAGCCGGAGGACATCGGAGAGCTGGTGGACTTGGCCACGGTGGACGTTTCGTTCATCTCCCTCCGGCTCGCCCTCCCTCCGCTTGCGGCGATCGTGAGGCCGGGAGGGCAGGTGATCGCTCTTGTCAAACCCCAGTTCGAGGCCGGGCGGGAGCGGGTGCGCAGGGGAGTGGTCCGCGATCCAGCGGTGCACCACGCGGTCGTGGATGACGTGGTGACCTTCGCCCGTGAGAGCTTGGGATGGAATGTGCAGGCCATGGCACCGTCACCGCTCCTGGGCCCGGCCGGCAACCGCGAGTTCTTCGTGCACCTTGGGATCCCGCAGAGCGCGTAA
- a CDS encoding D-alanine--D-alanine ligase, which yields MMRGPRVAVLCGGDSAEREISLLSGHGVHASLVRRGWDADLVILDTYDGLPQRLAPFTAVFNVLHGGSGEDGTAQLLLDLMGKPYVGSGPLASALAMDKVESRRAFQGKGLPVPEWVLCTGGDLGSFVAEAEELGYPLVVKPRREGSSIGLHLVRSADELGEVSAALLARYGEFLAERFLPGREVTASVLERDEGAEALPLIELRPKKGELFDWQAKYSPGECTVLCPAPIEPDVASHIQNIARQAHEVLGCRDLSRADFRLTPDGVPHLLEVNTLPGFTEMSLFPRAAGAIGMSYDDLVVYLLNRALRRLPSPASLG from the coding sequence ATGATGCGCGGTCCGCGGGTCGCTGTGTTGTGTGGAGGGGACTCGGCGGAGCGGGAAATCTCGCTCCTGTCCGGCCACGGGGTTCACGCATCGCTCGTCCGAAGAGGATGGGATGCCGACCTGGTGATCCTCGATACCTACGACGGGCTTCCCCAGCGGCTGGCTCCGTTCACGGCGGTGTTCAACGTCCTTCACGGGGGCAGCGGGGAAGATGGAACGGCACAGCTTCTGCTCGATCTCATGGGCAAGCCCTATGTGGGGTCGGGTCCACTGGCCTCGGCGCTCGCGATGGACAAAGTGGAGTCGCGACGGGCGTTCCAGGGGAAGGGCCTTCCGGTTCCGGAGTGGGTTCTGTGCACCGGAGGGGACCTCGGGTCGTTCGTCGCAGAGGCCGAAGAGCTTGGGTACCCCCTTGTTGTCAAGCCACGACGTGAAGGATCTAGCATAGGTCTGCACCTTGTTCGCAGCGCTGACGAGCTTGGCGAGGTGAGCGCCGCGCTCCTGGCTCGATACGGGGAGTTCCTGGCCGAGCGGTTCCTTCCTGGGCGGGAAGTCACGGCCTCCGTGCTCGAGCGGGACGAGGGGGCCGAGGCGCTGCCGCTCATCGAACTTCGGCCGAAGAAGGGAGAGCTGTTCGACTGGCAGGCGAAGTACAGCCCAGGAGAGTGTACTGTCCTCTGTCCTGCTCCGATTGAACCCGACGTTGCATCGCACATTCAGAACATCGCCCGTCAAGCGCACGAGGTCCTCGGATGCCGCGATCTGTCACGGGCTGACTTCCGCCTCACCCCCGATGGGGTGCCCCATCTTCTCGAGGTGAACACCCTCCCTGGGTTCACGGAGATGTCGCTGTTTCCGCGAGCAGCCGGTGCCATCGGGATGTCGTATGATGATCTTGTTGTCTACCTTCTGAACCGCGCTCTCCGTCGGTTGCCCTCACCGGCCTCGCTCGGATAG
- a CDS encoding Exodeoxyribonuclease III encodes MFKVATFNANSVRSRLPLIAEWLAREKPDVLCLQETKVQDPEFPAQFFRERGYHVAFRGQKAHAGVALASRVEPTEVAFGLDDDGPPDEARLVRATLDGIPIVNTYVPQGQSVESPLFAYKLEWLRRLRDYFARHFSPREPVLWCGDLNVAPGEIDVHDPKRLMNHVDFHPEARAALERVREWGFVDVFRRHHPNEPGQYTFWDYRVPGALDRNVGWRVDHIWATPPLAERSVRAWIDRDARRAEKPSDHTFLVAEFEV; translated from the coding sequence ATGTTCAAGGTGGCCACGTTCAACGCCAACTCGGTGCGGTCCCGGCTGCCGCTCATCGCGGAGTGGCTGGCGCGAGAGAAGCCGGACGTCCTCTGCCTCCAGGAGACGAAGGTCCAGGACCCTGAGTTTCCGGCGCAGTTCTTCCGGGAGCGGGGCTACCACGTCGCCTTCCGGGGGCAGAAGGCCCACGCCGGGGTTGCCTTGGCGAGCCGCGTTGAGCCTACCGAAGTCGCGTTCGGCCTCGACGACGACGGCCCCCCCGACGAGGCACGTCTGGTCCGGGCCACGTTGGACGGGATCCCGATCGTGAACACCTACGTCCCGCAGGGGCAGTCCGTTGAGTCGCCTCTGTTCGCCTACAAGCTCGAGTGGCTCCGGCGGCTGCGGGACTACTTCGCCCGCCACTTCTCGCCCCGCGAGCCCGTCCTCTGGTGCGGGGACCTCAACGTCGCCCCCGGGGAGATCGACGTCCACGACCCCAAGAGGCTTATGAACCATGTCGACTTCCACCCCGAGGCGCGGGCGGCGCTAGAACGGGTCCGGGAATGGGGGTTCGTGGACGTGTTCCGCCGACACCACCCCAACGAGCCGGGGCAGTACACGTTCTGGGACTACCGCGTGCCGGGGGCACTCGACCGCAACGTGGGGTGGCGGGTGGACCACATCTGGGCCACGCCCCCCCTCGCCGAGAGGTCGGTACGGGCGTGGATCGACCGCGACGCACGCCGGGCAGAGAAGCCGTCGGACCACACGTTCCTCGTCGCCGAGTTCGAGGTGTAG